The Candidatus Nomurabacteria bacterium DNA window AAAGTTTCGGCCACTATTAAAAACGGAATACTAAGCGTTCGCCTGCCTAAATCTGAACCCTCGAAGGTGACAGTGGTAAGCGTGAACGACGAGGACACAGAGGGCTAATCAGGCGTAGATGGGGGAAGGAGCGAGGCCACTCTGCTGGCCCATTTTTTTCACCTAAATATGGCAAAGAAGAAAGAAGAGAAAAAAGAAAAGCAACACACGCGGACCTGGATCAAACCTCTTGTCTTTACCTTGTCTGGCATCTTTTTATTTCTTCTCATCGTCGGACTCAGCCTTGTTTGGTTGCAGCAAGCCTATGCACAGAAGTTTTATCCGGGAGTGCATATTGGTGCAACTTCAGTCAGTGGGCAAAGCTATCTGGACGTGCTAACTCGATTGGAACGTTATAGTGAATCAGTGGAGAGCGATGGGGTGGAGTTTATCTATCAAGACACTAGGGTAAATGTCACTCCTTCCGTTTTAGCCACCTCAGATCCCGACCTCGCCGTTTCACTTTTCAGTTTTTATGTTGAGCCAACAGTCCAAGCAGCTTACGCGCATGGTCGCTCAGGCACGTACTGGCAAAACACCATGACGCAGATACGTTCCTTTGTATTTGGCTACCATGAAGCTCTGCAATACGAGGTGGCAGACGAAACACTGCAGGGATTGTTAGAGGAGAGTTTCGCAGCATATGAGACAGCCGCACAGGATGCGCAGCTAGAGGTGAATGAAGCGCATACACTTATTGTGGCCCCTGAGGAAGCAGGTGAAACATTAGCCTATAGCGATGCAATAGTAATGATGAAGCAAGCTTTTGTTAAACAAGAAAGTCGTATTGAAATTGCGCTTGCAGCAAAATCAGTTGCCCCCCGCTATACCAGCGCTGATCTGCAACCCTTGTTACCTTCAGCTGAGCAGCTCCTTACTCACGCGCCATTTATTCTACATTCATCCGATGGTGACAATGAAATAAGTAAAGAAGAATTAGCTCCTTGGCTTATTGCGCGTCCGGCTACGGTTGGAGTGCTATTAGAAGTGAGCGCAGAACGGGCTGATGAGTTTTTTACCACACTGGCTGAGCAGATTGATGAAGCGCCGCAAGAAGGTCGCTTTGCTATTAGCGATGGAGTGGTCACAGAAACGCAGCCGGGCAAAGAGGGTCGTAGCTTAGATCGAGAAGCGACTGCCCAGGCCATGACACAAGCATGGATTCAAGAGGGTGTGCAAAGCGCTGAAGTGGTTATGAAAGTGCAAGAGCCACAAATTACCTCAGATGCTACCGGGCCACTACAAAACCTCCAACTTCTTGGCACTGGTCATTCTAATTTTGCCGGAAGTCCAAACAATCGACGACATAACATCCAAGTTGGAGCTGATAGCGTGAACGGTGTAGTGGTGATGCCGGGCGAAGAATTTTCTTTAGTAAACATCCTCGGACCAATTGAGAAAGAAACAGGTTACTTGCCGGAGCTGGTAATTAAGGGCGATAAGACGGTGCCGGAGTATGGCGGCGGACTTTGTCAGATCGGGACTACTGTTTTCCGCGCAGCCATGGCTACCGCTCTACCAATTACTGAGCGGCGAAACCATTCGTATAATGTGAGTTATTATTTAGAGAATGGTTTACCCGGCACAGACGCGACTATCTATCCAGCTCATCCGGATTTACGTTTTGTAAATGATACCGAAAACCCCATCCTTATTCAGAGCAGGATAGAAGGTAATGACATTTACTTTGATTTCTGGGGTAAGTCCGATGGTCGATCAGCAGTACGTACTACGCCAGAAGTATGGGGGTGGACTGATCCGCCGCCAACCAAGGAGATTGTGAGCACTGATTTAGCACCTGGCCAACGCAAGTGTACAGAGCGAGCGCATAAGGGTGTGAAGACGCAATTCACCTATACCATCACCTATCCCGACGGACATCAGGAGGAGAAGGTGTTTCAAAGCACCTATAAGCCTTGGCAAGAAGTGTGTCTGGTAGGCCCTTCTGAAACCTAGGGCTATTGACCGTCTTAATTTCGTGTGTTATATAAGTAGCTCGAACTTTTGAGCTGCTAGTGTCGTGTTGTGCGGAAAGTCTATCCAGCGGGTTTACCCTAGCTGCATAGGTGATCCGCTCGCGCATGTGCGGCTCAACTTTGTCGGAGAGCGGATTGGGTTAGATCTGGAAAAAGTCTCGGCTTCTAGCCGGCAGTATGAAACTATAGCCCGTAGAGGTGGAGACGAACACTCTGAGCCTCCGCTCTCCTTTTCTCACCGGCCATTGGCGTAGTCCATTGGCCGGTTTTCTTTTTTGTATATGCAAAAAGACCGCACATCTCAGGACAAGAAAATGTTTCTATGGTGTGAGATAGGAGGGGGGACCCACCTCATCCAGGGGAAACATTCCCATGCTTGTCGTGTCCTGAGATGCGCGGCCGCTTTGTAAAGTCCGCTACTGCTAGCGTGACTTAGGAGGATAGCATAGGACTTCTGGCTTGTCAAGACTTACCCTTCACATCCCATATGAAAAGGGAAAAACCCCCAAAAAATCGATTTTTTTCGTTGACGAGACTAGTATTTCCTGATACAGTTTTGAAGCTACATATCATTGAAAGCAACAAGGAATCAAAGGCATGACGATTCAAGAAATATATGATTTGGCTATTCGTTTAGCCATTAAGAATGACCTCAGGGGTGAAAAACATGTCCGTCATAAGTTAAAGCGGGCAAAAGAGCGTTATGAAAAAATGTCAGGCGATGCAAAAAAGTTTTATGATAAGGAGCAGCTAGAAAATCCCTATAGCGATACCCGATCCTATGCACTTGAGCCAAATCGACAGGTGAAGCGGATTTTGGCAGGCATTGATGTCGAGGAAGGTGAAATCCTGGCAGCGAACGAGCTCTCAAAGGAAAAGCCAATCGATTTAGTTATTTCTCATCACCCAATTGGACATGCCCTGGCCGGTTTGCACGAAGTCATGCATATGCAGGCGGAGATCCTGGCCCTTTATGGTATTCCTATCAACGTCGCCGAGAGCGTGCTCTCAGTGCGGGTAAATGAAGTTTCTCGTAAATTAAATCCAGTTAATCATAGCCAGGTCGTTGACATTGCGCGCTTACTAAAAGTGAACGTCATGTGTTTGCATACGGCAACTGATAATTTGGTAGCAAACCACATGTTTAGTTTAGTGAAACGTAATGAGAAGAAACTGGAAACCGTGGGTGATGTGATGGACATGTTGTTTGAAGAGTATCCTGAATACGCTGAGGCAAAAAAGATAAAAGCTGGTCCGATGCTTTTCGCCGGGTCTCGTGATCGCTTAGCTGGTAAAATTGCCGTTACCGAAGTGACTGGTGGAACCGAGGGCAATCCAAAGATATACGAAAAAGCTGCTCAAGCTGGAATCGGCACTATCATCGGTATGCACATGAGCGAAGAGCATAAGAAAGAAGCGGAGAAGAATCACATTAATGCAATTATTGCCGGCCACATGTCCTCTGACTCAATTGGTTTGAATCTTTTCCTAGACGAGTTAGAAAAGCGAGGAGTTGAAGTCATTCCTTTCGGTGGCCTCATCCGGGTTCGTCACTACACGCCTCGCAAGAAGCGCGTCGCAACTACTCGCCGACGTAAGAAATAATAGTGTCATCGCCCATGCCCGCAGAACGATTAGTGGGAGCGCAGGATAAACCCGAGGACGTCAGTCTCGATCTTACTCTCCGCCCAAAAAACCTCACCGAGTACATTGGTCAGGACAAGGTGAAGAAGAACCTCGGCATTGCCTTGCATGCTGCGAAAAAACGCGAGCAAGTTTTAGAGCACGTGCTGCTGCACGGCGCGCCCGGACTTGGGAAAACAACCTTGGCACATATCATTGGCCATGAGTTAGGTGTGAATGTTCGCATTACTTCAGGTCCGGCTCTGGAGCGGGCTGGAGACCTGGCGGCAATTCTTACCAATCTCCATGACGGTGATGTTCTTTTTATAGATGAGGTACATCGACTCCATCGTACCATCGAAGAGGTGCTTTATCCGGCCATGGAGGAGTATCGACTGGATATTGTCATTGGGAAAGGTCCGTCAGCTCGGACAGTGCGCCTGGACCTGCCAAAATTTACCTTAGTGGCTGCAACTACCCGAGTGAGTTTACTTTCCTCACCGCTTCGTGATCGTTTCGGCATGGTCTATCGATTAGAGTATTATGGCCCTGAAGATATTGAACACATTATTCAGCGTTCAGCCGATTTACTTGGAGTCATACTTGAGCCCGCAGCCGCGAAAGCAATCTCGGCCCGGGCGCGCCGCACGCCACGTATTGCCAACCGGCTCCTGAAGCGAGTTCGCGACTATGCTGAGGTGCATGCTGATGGGAATATTAATGAAGCAACAGCGATTGAAGCAATGAAGCTGATGGATATTGATGAGTTGGGTTTGGATGATGTCGATCGACGCATTCTCGAAACCATTATCGAGAAGTTCAACGGTGGTCCGGTGGGTTTAAGCTCGGTTGCTGCATCAATTGGCGAAGAAGTGGATTCACTTGAAGAAGTATATGAGCCATATTTACTCCAAGTTGGCTTCCTTGCCCGTACACCCAGAGGTCGATTGGTAACCAAAGCGGCTTATCTGCATCTTGGCTTACCAGTCCCCAACGAAGGTCAGGCAAGTCTGGTATAATAGTCTTATGGAAATCTCCTACATTGTCCTCTTCTATATCTACGTCGGACTCGTAGGTCTCTACGTGTTGTTTGCCTTTTTTGATTTATTTCATGTGGTGCGTTTCGGTATGTGGAATTTCACCACTACGACGGTGACCTTTCTTTTTATTGCCGGTTCAGTGCTGATACTCTTTGTGAGTTTCCAATGGTTAAGTCAGGTTGATTGGACTCAGGTTATTACTCTTCGTTTAAATAATTAGCTATGGAAGCAGAGCAACTACCAAATGCACAGCCAAACGAGGAAATCATTTTACTCTTGCGACGACATCCTTGGATTATTATTCGTCATTTTCTCTACTTCCTCTTCTTAGCTGGGATTGGCGTAGCAGCTCATGCCTTATTACGTTATGTTGACCCGAGTTGGTTAAATGAGCAGGATGACATTCGTATGATCCTCGTGACTATTGGCACCAGCGTGTACGGTTTAGCTATTTGGCTTTTCCTTTTTACTGGTTGGCTGGATTACTATCTCGACGTCTGGATTCTTACTAATCAGCGAGTTATTAGCATGGAGCTACGAGGACTTTTTGCGCGAGCGACTGCTGAGCAGCATATTGGACGAGTGCAAGATGTTTCCAGTATTCAGCAGGGGAAGTTAGCTACCTTCCTTAACTTCGGCCATGTGCAGATTCAGACCGCCGGAAGCGAAGTGGTCTTTGTGTTTGAGGAAGTGCCGAATCCTGAATACGTGGCGCGTCGCGTTTTGCAAGCGCATGATCAGTGGATGCAATCACATCCACACCGGGCAGAGCAAATGACTCAAGAGGCTCGGGCGGGTATGAGCATTCGAAACGAAGCCTCACCAAAGTCGGGAACCAAGAAGTAGTCTTTCATAGACTGAGTATTTGACATACCCGCAGGTATTTTTTAGTATATCGTCGCGATCACTACTGGTCGCATAAACCGAGGAGGTGCTTCATGCGCCGCTTCGCGCAGGTCGCCGTGATCTAACCTAGCGCCGAACGGGGCGTCGCTGCCTTCGTGCAGTGGCGAGGTCTCGGGCCGAGCTTTGTCCCTCCGATATGCTCGCGCCAAATCACGTGTCCGTCGTGTATTAGGACAACTCCGTCAGGAGTACGACCAAATAGGACAGCGTACACGACCGTTGTCCTTTTTCATTTTTTGTAAATTGTATTACCTTACGACCACGCCTGAATTAGTAAAGATACCCCAGTCTCTTTCAAATTGCGCGCGAGTCCAAGAGACGCGTCCAGCATAGGGATCGTTTAAAATAATCCGCTCTGGATTTTCCGCACTGCCCACAAAGCCAATGACGGTACGTGCGTGCTCACCCTTCCAGGCGTAAATAGTTTTTCCTTCCGGCGTCACCCAATCATCGCGATACCCATTTCCGTACACACCCCAGACCACCACCGCGTTACCGTTTTGTACCTCCTGTGTAAGTTGCTGAATACTCCAGCCGGTGAAGGCTTCACTTGGTCGCCAAGCATTTGCCGCTGCCGCGATTGGATTCCAATACACACCATAGCCAGTTGTATTTTGCCGTCCATTTATATCACCGACAAAAGCGAGATAGGGATCACCCCAAACGTTACCAGTATGTGGAGTGCTATCATAGCCGACCCGGGACATAATATCACTTTCACTAACGCTCACCCCTTTATTTGCGAGCGCCATTTTTAATGCGGCAGCTTCACAGGAGAGCGGTTTATCCTGCAAGTCAGATGCAACGGCCAGTTGGACAGTTTGGGCGGCTGTGGTGAAACTGCTCACGTATGTATCCACAGAATCGGGTCCAAGTCCCTGGATGCCAGCACGCATGCTTACCGTATATCCCGTGCTGTAGGCGAGTCGTTCGCTGGGTTGATAGGTCATTGCATTTCCGTCCCAGGCAAAACTTCCACTAATGTCTGGAGTAATTTGAAAAGCTTGTTCAGCCGAGGCATGCTCTACCTCCTGGTCAAACACTACTTTAATGCCAGCACTAGTACTTATTCCTTGCGCATTAGTGTCCGGGGTGAGGTAGCTCACTCTGACTGGTCCAATTGTGCCAAAGCTGAAGCTAGTATTTTCTGTTAGGAAACCTCCGTCAGCCGTAGCTGCGCCTTTGGTAATTTCGAAAGTGTAGGAAGTGTCGTAGGCAAATGCGGTTTCTGGCACAAAGGTAAAGGTGGCATTATCCTCGCTCTCGATGGTACCGTTAATTTCCGGCGTAATGGAAAAATGCGCACGCACACTTTCGCTATCCATTGCTTGGGTAAAGGTAAAGCTTGGCTTGGTATCGATAGCCACTTGTTCACCAGTCGGGGAGAGTGAGCTAATGCTAGGCGGCGGAGCGATAGCGAAGTTTCCAGAGTAGACCTCCGTTGCTTCACTTTGTTCCAATACGTGACCAGTAAGTAAATCCTGCGTCACAAAGACGCGTTCAACGGTGAGGTGATAGGTGCTGCCCTGAGCCCACGAGCTTTCAGGAATGAGTGCGTAGGTATTCAGCTCGGCATTTTGTTGAATATGGAATTCAGTTGCTGGAGTCAGTCGGAAATAGTATTGCGCATAGTCAGGTGCCGGGCGACTGAGCATGATTTGGACTGGTGCATTAGCTGAGAGAGCCTCACTCTCATCATTGGGTGATACTTGAGCTACGCCAGGTAAATCTCTTGTACGAAATCCTTGCTGCCAGCTTTGGGTTGATCCGAGAGCAAGGAGATCGGTAATCCCTTCCAAGGTTATTGTGTATGTCGTATCTGGCTGTAGTACGCGATGGGGAGTGAAGCGCAGTGTTCGGAAGAAGTGATTTCCGAGCAAGGGATTTTCATAGGTCCACACTCCGTCAATTTCCGGCTCGATAGCAATATGAAGATGTCGACGATCAACCGGTTTATCAAAGTGGATAAGCACTTCACTGTCGAGTGCCATTGCCTGTTCATCCTCGTTTGGCTGTACCTCAGTAATCTGCGGATGCCAAAATACAAAATAACCCGTGATAGCTGTGCAGAGCACCAGACCGATGACCACAAGCACGATAATAAGACTGAAGTGATGAAATTTCCGCATGGTATTACTATTGTACTGATCCGAGGCGGTCCTTGTCCAACTTATTTGCCTAGTTCATATTTGTGAGTATACTTTGGCAGTATGCAACTGAGCGATTTTTCCTATCATCTCCCTAAAGATCGCATTGCCCAAAAGCCAATGCGGCCGCGTGATCATTCGCGTTTATTAGTGCTCAACAGGCAGAAGACGCAGCTTGCGCACCGACATTTTTATAACATCGTCGACTATCTTCAAAAGGGTGATGTGTTGGTTTTCAATAACTCAAAAGTGTTTCCAGCCCGTCTGCCAGGGAAAAAGATAAGCGGGGGAAATATGGAGGTCTTTTTACTGCGATCCATTTCCCCAGATACTTGGGAATGTTTATTAAGAGGAAAGGGTGCGAAGCCAGGTTTAGAAATGAACATTGTCGGAGTGAAAGCAGCGCAAGATGGCCATCTTCCCTTTCGCGGTGTGGTAAAGAAAAGCTCTGGAAATGGCATTTGGTGGATACAATTTAATTTTAGGGGAAAGAAATTGCAAAACGCAATCGAGCAATATGGTGAAGCACCGACGCCGCCATATGTGAAGCGTCTTTCTAACCTCAAGGAGTATCAAACGGTATTTGCGCAAAAGACTGGCTCAGTAGCGGCGCCTACGGCCGGGTTTCACTTCACCAAGTCAATCATGCAGAGCTTAGGTCGTAAAGGTGTACAGATTGAGTATGTGACTTTGCATGTTGGCTATGGCACCTTTGCTCCTATTAAAGTAAATGATGTGCGTTGGCACCGTATACACGGAGAGTGGATTGAAGTTGATAAGGCAACACATTCCCGATTGGTGCAGGCAAAAAAACAGGGGAGGAGAATAATCGCCGTTGGCACAACCAGCGTGCGCACTTTAGAGAGCTTGCCAAAGAAGCCGCAATATACCCACAAGGAAGTGTATACCTATATTTATCCTGGTTATCACTTTAAAATGGTTGATGCGATGATCACCAACTTTCATGTGCCTGGCTCGTCGCTTCTCGTACTTGTTTCTGCTTTTGCAGGTCGAGAAAATATATTGAAGGCATATCAGATCGCTGTGAAGAAAAAATATCGTTTCTATTCGTTTGGGGATGCGATGTTGATTCTCTAGGAAAATAAAAGACCCGCCTAAGGCGGACCTTTTATTTTTATACGCATGTGTGGAG harbors:
- a CDS encoding VanW family protein, whose product is MAKKKEEKKEKQHTRTWIKPLVFTLSGIFLFLLIVGLSLVWLQQAYAQKFYPGVHIGATSVSGQSYLDVLTRLERYSESVESDGVEFIYQDTRVNVTPSVLATSDPDLAVSLFSFYVEPTVQAAYAHGRSGTYWQNTMTQIRSFVFGYHEALQYEVADETLQGLLEESFAAYETAAQDAQLEVNEAHTLIVAPEEAGETLAYSDAIVMMKQAFVKQESRIEIALAAKSVAPRYTSADLQPLLPSAEQLLTHAPFILHSSDGDNEISKEELAPWLIARPATVGVLLEVSAERADEFFTTLAEQIDEAPQEGRFAISDGVVTETQPGKEGRSLDREATAQAMTQAWIQEGVQSAEVVMKVQEPQITSDATGPLQNLQLLGTGHSNFAGSPNNRRHNIQVGADSVNGVVVMPGEEFSLVNILGPIEKETGYLPELVIKGDKTVPEYGGGLCQIGTTVFRAAMATALPITERRNHSYNVSYYLENGLPGTDATIYPAHPDLRFVNDTENPILIQSRIEGNDIYFDFWGKSDGRSAVRTTPEVWGWTDPPPTKEIVSTDLAPGQRKCTERAHKGVKTQFTYTITYPDGHQEEKVFQSTYKPWQEVCLVGPSET
- a CDS encoding NGG1p interacting factor NIF3 codes for the protein MTIQEIYDLAIRLAIKNDLRGEKHVRHKLKRAKERYEKMSGDAKKFYDKEQLENPYSDTRSYALEPNRQVKRILAGIDVEEGEILAANELSKEKPIDLVISHHPIGHALAGLHEVMHMQAEILALYGIPINVAESVLSVRVNEVSRKLNPVNHSQVVDIARLLKVNVMCLHTATDNLVANHMFSLVKRNEKKLETVGDVMDMLFEEYPEYAEAKKIKAGPMLFAGSRDRLAGKIAVTEVTGGTEGNPKIYEKAAQAGIGTIIGMHMSEEHKKEAEKNHINAIIAGHMSSDSIGLNLFLDELEKRGVEVIPFGGLIRVRHYTPRKKRVATTRRRKK
- the ruvB gene encoding Holliday junction branch migration DNA helicase RuvB, giving the protein MPAERLVGAQDKPEDVSLDLTLRPKNLTEYIGQDKVKKNLGIALHAAKKREQVLEHVLLHGAPGLGKTTLAHIIGHELGVNVRITSGPALERAGDLAAILTNLHDGDVLFIDEVHRLHRTIEEVLYPAMEEYRLDIVIGKGPSARTVRLDLPKFTLVAATTRVSLLSSPLRDRFGMVYRLEYYGPEDIEHIIQRSADLLGVILEPAAAKAISARARRTPRIANRLLKRVRDYAEVHADGNINEATAIEAMKLMDIDELGLDDVDRRILETIIEKFNGGPVGLSSVAASIGEEVDSLEEVYEPYLLQVGFLARTPRGRLVTKAAYLHLGLPVPNEGQASLV
- a CDS encoding PH domain-containing protein, yielding MEAEQLPNAQPNEEIILLLRRHPWIIIRHFLYFLFLAGIGVAAHALLRYVDPSWLNEQDDIRMILVTIGTSVYGLAIWLFLFTGWLDYYLDVWILTNQRVISMELRGLFARATAEQHIGRVQDVSSIQQGKLATFLNFGHVQIQTAGSEVVFVFEEVPNPEYVARRVLQAHDQWMQSHPHRAEQMTQEARAGMSIRNEASPKSGTKK
- a CDS encoding Ig-like domain-containing protein, which encodes MRKFHHFSLIIVLVVIGLVLCTAITGYFVFWHPQITEVQPNEDEQAMALDSEVLIHFDKPVDRRHLHIAIEPEIDGVWTYENPLLGNHFFRTLRFTPHRVLQPDTTYTITLEGITDLLALGSTQSWQQGFRTRDLPGVAQVSPNDESEALSANAPVQIMLSRPAPDYAQYYFRLTPATEFHIQQNAELNTYALIPESSWAQGSTYHLTVERVFVTQDLLTGHVLEQSEATEVYSGNFAIAPPPSISSLSPTGEQVAIDTKPSFTFTQAMDSESVRAHFSITPEINGTIESEDNATFTFVPETAFAYDTSYTFEITKGAATADGGFLTENTSFSFGTIGPVRVSYLTPDTNAQGISTSAGIKVVFDQEVEHASAEQAFQITPDISGSFAWDGNAMTYQPSERLAYSTGYTVSMRAGIQGLGPDSVDTYVSSFTTAAQTVQLAVASDLQDKPLSCEAAALKMALANKGVSVSESDIMSRVGYDSTPHTGNVWGDPYLAFVGDINGRQNTTGYGVYWNPIAAAANAWRPSEAFTGWSIQQLTQEVQNGNAVVVWGVYGNGYRDDWVTPEGKTIYAWKGEHARTVIGFVGSAENPERIILNDPYAGRVSWTRAQFERDWGIFTNSGVVVR
- the queA gene encoding tRNA preQ1(34) S-adenosylmethionine ribosyltransferase-isomerase QueA, which gives rise to MQLSDFSYHLPKDRIAQKPMRPRDHSRLLVLNRQKTQLAHRHFYNIVDYLQKGDVLVFNNSKVFPARLPGKKISGGNMEVFLLRSISPDTWECLLRGKGAKPGLEMNIVGVKAAQDGHLPFRGVVKKSSGNGIWWIQFNFRGKKLQNAIEQYGEAPTPPYVKRLSNLKEYQTVFAQKTGSVAAPTAGFHFTKSIMQSLGRKGVQIEYVTLHVGYGTFAPIKVNDVRWHRIHGEWIEVDKATHSRLVQAKKQGRRIIAVGTTSVRTLESLPKKPQYTHKEVYTYIYPGYHFKMVDAMITNFHVPGSSLLVLVSAFAGRENILKAYQIAVKKKYRFYSFGDAMLIL